From the Finegoldia magna ATCC 29328 genome, the window AATCGGTAATTTGTGATTTAATTTCTTGTTTAATTTCGTCAAATCTTTGTAATTCGTCTTCTGGAATATTTTTTGCACGTGTGATTTTTTCTCTTACAGGAAGTTTTGAAATTTCTGAAACATAAGCTCCTTCTTGCAAAGCTTCCAAGGATTCCTTGTGGAATGTTAATATTAAATCCAACATTTTTGCTTGTTTGTCCAATGAACAGAATGTATCTGTTTCGTGGAATGCGTTTTGTTGCAAGAAATCTTCTCTCAAAGATTTTGAAGTTTCAAGTTTGATTTGATCTTCATCGCTTAATGAATCACGTCCAACCAATCTTACTATTTCTAGTAAAGATGATTCTTCTTGTAATAACTTCATAGATTGTTTTCTATAATCTGAGAATTTAGAATCTACATTTGCATCCAAATATTCGTCAATCTTATCTTGATACAATGAATAAGAGTTAATCCAGTTAATAGCTGGGAAGTGTCTCATGTAACTTAATGCGTAATCCAATCCCCAGAATACTTTTACAATTCTAAGTGTAGATTGTGTAACTGGTTCTGAAATATCTCCACCTGGAGGAGATACCGCACCAATAACTGTTAATGATCCATCTCTTCCATCACTACCTAAACATTTTACTTTACCAGCACGTTCGTAGAAATCAGCAATTCTTGATGCCAAGTATGCAGGGTAACCTTCATCACCTGGCATTTCTTCAAGTCTACCACTCATTTCACGAAGAGCTTCTGCCCATCTTGATGTTGAGTCGGCCATCATTGCTACTGAATAACCCATATCTCTGTAGTATTCAGCAATTGTAATTCCAGTGTAGATACTTGCTTCTCTGGCTGCTACTGGCATGTTTGAAGTGTTTGCTATCAAAACAGTTCTCTTCATCAATGATTGTCCTGTCTTAGGGTCAATCAACTCAGGGAATTCGTTAAGTACGTCTGTCATTTCGTTACCACGTTCTCCACAACCTACATACACAACTATTTCAGCGTCTGCCCATTTAGCTAATTGGTGTTGAACTACTGTTTTACCACTACCGAAAGGTCCTGGAATTGCTGCGGTACCACCTTTTGCAACTGGGAAGAATGTATCAATAACTCTTTGACCAGTAATCAATGGTTTAATTGGATCTTCTTTTTCCTTATATGGTCTACCATCTCTTACAGGCCATCTTTGAATCATGTTTATTTCAATATCGTTTGATTTATCTTCAACAACGCAAACTGTTTGTTCAACAGTAAATTCTCCAGATTCAATTGATTTGATTTTACCAGATACATTTGCTGGAACCATTATTTTGTGAACAATAACTTCAGTTTCTTGAACTTCACCAATAATATCTCCTGGTTCAACTTCATCTCCAACAGATTTAACAGGTTTGAATTCCCATTTCTTTTCTCTGTTTAATGATGGAGCGCTAACTCCTCTTAATAAGAAGTCTCCAGCTTTTTCTTGCAAAGATTTTAATGGTCTTTGAATACCATCAAACATTTGCTCTAATATACCAGGTCCCAATTCGATTGAAAGTGGATGTCCTGTAGATACAACTTTATCTCCAGGGCCTATTCCTGTTGTTTCTTCATATACTTGAATTGAGGCTTTATCGCCTCTCATTTCAATAATCTCTCCAATGAGCTTATCGTCTGAAACCTCAACCACGTCATATACGCTTGCGTTTTCCATTCCTTCAGCAACTACCAAAGGTCCGGATACTTTTAATACTTTACCTTCTTTCAATATAAGCTCTCCTTTACAAAATGTTTGCTCCAACAGCTTTTTCAACATTGGTGTTGATTCTGTTCATTCCAATGTTCAAGCTACCTTGATTAGAAGGTATCAAGATAATAGCTGGTGAAACTTTATCATTATATCTGTCTATTGTTTCTTTGATTTTTTCTGCTATTTGTTCAGTAATAAAAATCACGCCGTAATCTTCTTTTGCTAGTCTGTCTACAGTTTTTCTAGCATCTGTGCTTTCAATAGATTCAAATACATCTACTCCCAAAGCTTTAAAGACTAATACAGAATCTCTATCACCTACTACAGCTACTTTTTTACGCATAACTTAACCTCAACTTACTCCTGATGTAATCAGGTTTCAATGAGTTAATCTTTCCTACAAAAATAATCCTCAAATTCTTAATTTCAGTTTCTTTTGCAAATAAATATCCAAACAAAACCTCAGGTCCATAAGTAACCTTTTTGATTTCTTTGATTTTTTCCATCAAATAATCATCCATTGCTTTTTCAAAAACAGACAAACTATTTGATTTCTTATATTCACTGATAGCTTCCTTCACATAGTAGTAAATTCTAGCTTGTTTGAATAATGGACTATCTTCAGTAATTTCAGAATGCAATTCAGCTTCAAATTTTTCAGATTCAATACTTCCATTTGGAATAATAACTTTTTTCAAAAATTCTAAGCTTTTCTTTTGATTTTGTACTCTAAGTAAAGTTTTAATATTTGTAAAGTCTATCAAATCTTCAACATATTCATTTATCAAAACTGAATCTATTTGTTTTGCAATTTCTGATGTTTCCACAAAATACTCTCTGTCAGCATAAATATCTACCATTTGAGGATCTTGGTTTTCTTCGTAATCAGCGATTGATTCTCTTATAACTTTATCGAAATGTTCCATTTCACTTTCGGTATTTTCTTTAATAGAATCCCTCATAGTTTTGAATTCCATTCTAGTTATATCACTTAACATAGAAGAAAAATCTTCATCTTTTAGATATTCTTTAATTAACACTTTTAAATTATGATAATCGTATTTTAATGCAATTAAATCAACAGGATATTGGAAACTACTCATATCATACATATATTTATAAGTCTTTTTTAACTCATTTTTCAAAGCAACATCGTAATTCTTATAATTATCAAGCTTCGCAAATTCTGATTGATATACTGAATCTGAAAGTAGTCTTACGGTTTCTTCTAAGTTACTTGCATCTATCAGTCTTTCATAATCATTCTTGCTCAATAATTCTTTTTCTTTGACACGAGTTATAGCAGATTGATGTATGAAATTTTCTTTTTTCATATTATCACCTACTTCTTAAAAAGAGTTTTTGCAATTTCTACTTCCAATTCATCTTTCATTGAATCGACCAGTGAAGAAAAATTATTATTAATTAATACATTACCTCTTTTAATACAAAATCCGCTGTCAACTGTTTCATCTGATAATTTTACATTAAAGTTTTCATTCTTCAAACTGTCGTATTTATCTGATTGTAATACTAACAAATCATCGCTATTCAAATCCATTTTGGATAAACTATTTGTTAAATATTTTTTATAATCTTCAAGTGACATGTTTTTTAATTTATCTTTAATTTTTTGTAAAACACTATCAATTACTTCTTGTTTTGCAAAAAGCGCATTATCTCTTGATTTTAAAACAACTTGAGATAAATGTCTGTCGTATACACCTTTTGCTTCAGATTCTGCTTTTTTTAATATTGTATCTTTTTCTTGATTAGCCTGGTCTATTTTAGTTTCAATGATTTTTTCTTTTTCTTGATTTGCATCATTTAGAATGTGTTCTGATTCTTTTTTTGCATCTTCAAGAATTTCATTAATTATATTATCTAAATTAGACATCTAAATCACCACTAAGCTTGGATTTGGTTCATTAATAAGAATGAAATAGCGAATGCTAAGATGGCATATAACTCAACCATTACGGCATAGATAATACCTTTTGCTTGTTGAGGTTCATTCTTTGCTAAGATGTTGATACCACTAACTGCTACTTTACTTTGAGCAATTGCTGAGAAATATCCTACAACACCTACTGGCAATGCTGCTGCGATGTAAACATAACCTTGTGCCAAAGAAATATTTCCACCTACAAGTTTGAATAGAATTAAGATACCAATTACGAATCCGTATAAACCTTGTGTACCTGGTAATAATTGAAGTACTAATGATTTACCAAACTTTTCTGGTTCTTCAATAACTACTCCAGCCGCAGCTTCCCCTGCCATACCTACACCTTTAGCAGATCCCATACCTGAGAACAAAACTGCTATTACTACTGATAATACTCCTAAAACTAATCCACCATTTTCTAAAAAGAATTTTTCCATAATATCCTCCTATTTGTTTGTTATGTTAAAATAATCTGATTCTGTTATAAGTTTCTTGAATGGCACTCCACCACCTTCGTAGAATTTATTAAACATTTCTACGAAAATCAATCTTGCAGAGTGAACGTATGCTGACAAGTATGATAAGAATGCGTTGAACGCTTGGAAAACCACGAATATGATAAGTCCAAATATAAATCCTATAATGCTTGAACCAGCCATCATTTTTACTATCATATTAATTGCTACTGCAATATATGCTCCTGATAAACCTAAAGCCATAAGTCTCATGTAAGATACGAAATCTCCTATCCAGCCTGATATTCCGTACAATGAATACAAACCTGAGCCAAGTCTACCACCAATGCTTTTTGCATCCCTTCCTGCTGTAAGAATAATTCCAACAGCTGATGCAATAGCAATCCATTTTGCAATTGTCAATGCAATAGCCGGAAATGCTAAAGACTTGCCAATTAGTAAAACTAATATACTAATAATAATTAGATACCATAGTCCTACATCATAAAATGCATCCAAAGGCTTGTGATCTCTCACCAACATGTATGCCTTGATTCCCAATGCAAAGAATAAATGTATAAAACCAAATATTAAGCATAAAATTATTAAAGTCATAGCATTTTTACTTGTGTCGATGATTGGAGTCATTGGTATAATTCCACCAAAGAATGATCCATAAATGTATCCCCAAAACATCGATGCAATTGATATGAACATAAAGAACTTCAAGAATTGCTTTTTCTTTTCATCAAGATTAAAAATCTTGAGTGCTGCTATTATTGCTATAAATACAATCAATCCATATCCTAAATCACCAATCATCATTCCTGAGAAGAAACAATAGAAAGGTGCCAATAATGGTGTTGGATCAACTTCGTTGTATTTTGGCAATGAATACATTCCTGTTATACTTTCAAAAGCTTTTGCAAATCCTCTGTTTTTCAAAATAATTGGTACATTTGGATCGTTTTTATCTGCTGGATTCATTTCCAAATAATACTTATTATTTAATGAGTTTTGTAATAGAGTTTCAAAGTCTTTTTCCTTGTCAGAAGGAATGTATCCTTCGATTATATCAATCTTATCTGTCCTCTTAATTTTACTTGTAGCTTCTTCTTTTAAGCTGTTGTTTTCAAGATAATCATGATAAATCTTAAATTGTTCAGTCAAATCTGTTTTTGATTTAATTTGATCTTCTATTTCTTTGTAGTGCTTTTTGTTTTCAATGATTTGTTCATCAATATTTTTAATTTCATCTTTTACAAGTCCATGTGATTTAATATTAATATTGACAAATCCATTGTCTCTGAGGATATCTTGAGCTTTTTCATAATCCTTAGCGATAACAAGCAAGTATACAAAGCCTGAATTTCGAGAAATTTCTTCGATATAAATATCTTCAATATCTTTTGTGTTTAATTTCAACTGATCGATGAATTTATCACTCACGGTTCCAGTAACTACCTTAACTCTTTTAAAATCATCGATTTTTGAAATATCCAAATCCAAATTCTCCCAAGGAATTAATTCGGACTTCTTTTGATTCAAAGTTTGATTATTTTGATCGAGCTCTATCAGTTGTTTATCTAAAGATGAAAGTTCTTTGTAGTGTTCATCAAAGTCAAAATCAAGTGCTTTTTTAGTAAGCTCATCTAGCTTAAATGTTTTCTTACCTTGTTTTAATTCGTCTATTTTATTGTGCTTTTCTGAATACTTTTCAAGCAAATCTATAGCCCATTTTACTTTGGTAAGCTTTTCACTAATGCTAACAATTTGTTCAGAATTATCTAAATTCCTTACACCTTGATTTTCGTCTTCTACTTTCTTTTCATCAATATGAACATAATTAAACTTTTGAAGATCTTCGAGTAATTTTTCTCTATCATAATCAAATGAATACAAATCAAATTTGCTCATTTTTACAATAGCCATTAACTCACTATCCTTTCAACGATTTTGTCTACAAGTCCTTCAACTGTATCTAAGTCGATGTTTTTAATACTTTCGTTATTCATCTTAGCTTTTTGTTCTAAATCTTTTGATTCTTCAATAGCTTTATTTTTTGAAGATTCAAGTTTTTCATTTCGAACTTTTTGAGCTTCGTTGATAATTTCGTCGTATTTTTGTTTAGCTTCTGATTTTGCATCTTCTACAATGCTTTTTCTTTTTTCATTAGCTTCATCGACAATAAGCCTAGCCTTCTCTTCAGCTTCTTTAATTTTTGATATAGCAGTATCTGACATTGTTTCACCTCCTAATTTAGAGATGGTTTTAGAATATTTGAAAATTATTCTAAAACCATAAGTATATAACTAAAAGCTTAAAGCTATTTAGTACCAAATAATCTGTCTCCTGCATCGCCTAAACCAGGTACGATATATCCGTGATCGTTTAATTTTTCATCTAGACCTGCCACGTATATATCAACATCAGGATGCTTTTCTTGAACCATTTTGATTCCTTCTGGAGCTGCTATTATATTCACCAATTTGATGTTCTTACATCCATGTTCTTTTAAGAACGTAATTGCTGCTTCTGCAGATCCACCTGTTGCAAGCATTGGATCTACAACGATAATATCTCTTTCTTCAACATCTTTTGGCAATTTACAATAATATTCAACAGGTTTCAATGTTTTTGGATCTCTGTATAATCCAATGTGTCCAACTTTTGCTGCTGGTAATACACTTAAAAATCCTTCAACCATTCCCAAACCTGCTCTTAAAATTGGAACTACTCCCAGCTTTTTACCACTCAATGTTTGGCCGGTAGTTTTTCCTATCGGAGTTTCTACTTCGCAATCTTCTAATTTAAAGTCTCTAGTAACTTCATAGCACATTAAAGTTGCTATTTCTGAAACTAACTGTCTAAATTGATTACTTCCTGTGTTTTTATCACGTAAAATTGTTAATTTGTGTTTAATCAACGGATGATCAAATACAGTTACTTTACTCATAATTCCTCCTATAAAATAAACTTTATACTCTTTATTATAACACACTAAATTACTTTTATGTTATTAGCACAAGATTTTTTAAGCCTGTTCATTATACTTATACCCATTTTTTGTTCATTTACCCCTTCACAAATTAATAATTTGTAGTTGAATTTGTCTAATTCTCTGAGGTATGTGAATATGTTATGCGCAAAATTTAAATAATCATTTCTTTTCGAAATTATTTTTACATTTTCAAAATTTACATTTTCTGCAGTTTCTTCTGTGAGTATAAATCCAATTTCATCAGTATTTATCCCCAAGTTATCCACGTAATTTTGTATGTTATCCATGTTTCCTTTGATTACTATAAGTTTTGTTTTGGGAGCGTAGTGTTTGTATTTTTGTCCTGGTGATTTTGGAATAGTGTTAGAATCAATTAATGATTTATCGTAAACAACCTCATCCAAATACTCTTCCAAATCTTCTTTTGTGTAAAAACCTGGTCGAAGTATTGTGTAAGGTTTTTCTGTCAAATCAACAACTGTTGATTCAATTCCAATGTTACAACTTCCTCCATCCAAAATCATTTCAATCTCGCCTTGCATATCGCTGTATACATCTTGAGCGTTAGTTGGAGATGGTCTTCCTGATTTGTTTGCAGAAGGGGCTGCTATTGGACATCCTGATTTATCTATCAAAAATCTCGCAATTTCATCAGAAGGATTTCTAATTGCAACTGTATCTCCACCACAACTTACCACATCATTAACTTTATCACTTTTTTTAAAAATTATAGTCAATGGGCCTGGCCACAAATTATCCATCAATTTTTTCTGATCTTCAGTTATTTCTGATGATAAATTCTTCACCATATCTTCGTTAGTTACGTGTAAAATTAATGGATTATCTCTTTTTCTTCTCTTGACATCAAATATTTTCTTGCAAGCTTCTTCGTCCAATCCATTTGCACCTAATCCGTAAACAGTTTCTGTAGGAAATGCTACTACGCTTCCATTTTTTATCAACTCTGCAGCTTTTTCAAGTGATTTTATTTTATTTTTTTCATCTAAATTTTCAATAATTGTATTCATATTAATATCTTTCTAATATAGCTTTCATTAATTTATTAGGATCGTGTACAATATAGTCATAGCTTATATCACATATATCTGCTTCGATAATTTCTATTCCTAATTCTTTCATATCTTCACGATCTTCATCAGTAAGATATATAGGAGTAGAATTTTCGATTGATTTGTATCTGTACTTGGCATATTTGTCTACTTCTTTGGAATTAACGACTATTTTATCGATAATATTTGAATTTGCGTGATCGATAATGGCAGCTACATGATCTGTAACGCTGTAGCCATTAGTTTCTCCAGGTTGTGTCATTATATTCAATATGTACACAACTTCTGCCTTTGTTTCTTTTAGGGCTTGTGATATATCTGTTACTAGAAGATTAGGAATTATAGATGTGTATAATGATCCTGGCCCTAAAAGAACAATATCTGCATCCATTATACTATCTATGGATTCTTTCAATGGCAAAATAAGTTTTGGTGATGTGTATACCCTTTTGATTTTACCTCCGTTTTTTCTGTTCAAAAACGTGATATTAGATTCACCTTCAATTGTAGATCCATCTTCCAATTCAGCGAATAATTTGACATTATCTAAAGTCATTGGCAACACTTTTCCTGTAATCGCAAGGACATTGCTTATTTCTTTTATCGCTTCATTGAAATCTCCGCATATATCATTCATCGCTGCTATCAATAAATTGCCTAGGCTCTGTCCTTTTAATTGGCCATTTGAAAATCTATAATTAATTAATTTTTCCATTATCGGTTCAGTATTAGCTAGGGCCACAAGACAGTTTCTAATATCACCAGGAGGTAGCATTCCCAAATCTTCTCTTAGAACTCCACTTCCACCACCATCATCAGCCACAGTTACAATTGTGGTTATGTTTGATGTGAAATTCTTTACTCCTCTTAATAATATAGAATTGCCTGTTCCTCCACCGATAGTTACTATTTTTTTACCAAAATTTTTGGTCTCTGTGGGATACATAAACTTTTTCTCCATTTCCTTCAAGCCTTGCTGTCAAAGCTTGTGCTATTGCAACGGACCTGTGCTTTCCACCGGTGCATCCTATTCCTATAACCAAGTTTGTTTTTCCTTCTTTTGAATATTTGGGAATCAAAAATTCCACCATATCTACTAATTTATCTAAGAATTCATTTGCTTCATCGAAGCCGAATACATAATCTTTGATGTCTGTATTTAATCCCGAAGATTTTTTTAATTCTTCAATGTAGTAAGGATTTGGGAGAAATCTTACATCAAATACCAAATCTGCATCCAACAAAATCCCATGCTTAAATCCAAATGATACAACAGATATTGCAAGTTTGGTGTCTACATCTTTAAGAGAAAATACATATAAAATTTTTCTTCTCAATTCTCCTAGTGTAAGATTTGATGTGTTGATGATTGAATCTGCTGAATTTCTAACTTCACTCAAAAGTTCTCTTTCATTAGAAATTCCTTGTGAAATATTTCCATTGATAGCCAAAGGATGTGGTCTTCTGTGTTCTTTGTATCTTCTGATTAGAATTTCATCCGATGCATCCAAATACAAAATTTTAACATCAATACTTTGATTTTTCAAAAGTGTTATTGACTTCATCAAATCAGCGAAGAATTCTCCACCTCTAATGTCAACTACGCACGCGATTTTATTGATTTTTTTCTTGCTTTTTGTAGTCAAATCTATAAAACTTAATAAAAGAGATGGAGGCATATTATCTAATGTATAATATCCCAAATCTTCTAAAATATGGCTGCTAGCACTCTTGCCAGCTCCACTCATTCCTGTAACAATTACAACTTCCATGAATTCTCCTAATCGATGTTTATAATTCTACTAATATCCAAACCTGATTCAATTACTCTTCTGATGCTGTCATCTACATTCGCAATATTTTTCTTGTGATGAGCATCACTTCCTAGACTAAATTTAACATTATAATGTGAAGAAATTTTGATTTCTTCTACTGATAAATGTGGATGGTGGTTGTTAATTTCCATTACCGTATTTGTTTTTTCGCATGTTTGTGCGATTTTTTCGATGTCCACATCTATTTTATCTCCTGGATGAGTTATTATGAAAATATCATTTTTTTCCAATGCTTTTACCATTGCTGTTGTGTTCAAATCAATCATTTTTTCTCTGACTGATGGACCCATCCAACTCAATCTTTTTAAAACATGATAATTATAAAAAGATTTCTTATCTACAAATCTAACTCCATTGTGAAATCCGACATTAATAAAATCAAAATACTTTTTTTCTTCTTCTGTAATATCTATTTGGCCATCGTATCCAATTACGTTGGCTTCAACTCCCATCAAAATTTCAATGTCGTCGTATTTTTCTTTGAGTCTGTCGATTTCTTGACGTTGTACTGGAATTAACTTTCTTTTTATTCCATACATCATGTGCCCTGGACCGTGATCCGTTATACTTATAGTCTTTAACTTTTTTGCTCTAGCTTCTTGTACAATTTCTTCGATTGTACTTTTTCCGTGATTGTTACGACTGTAAACTGAATGCACGTGATATTCTCTGGTTAATTTTATTTTATTTTCCACCGATAATTCTCACTTCTGGTTCTAATTTCACATTGAACTTTTCAAACACTACTTTTTGCACATGTTCTATAACAGCTACAACATCAGAGCATTTTGCATCTCCAACATTAACTATAAAACCGCAATGTTTCTCACTAACCATCGCATCATTGTACCTATAGCCTCTGAGGCCTGCTTCATCAATCAATTGTCCAGCGAAGTGTCCCTCTGGTCTTTTGAACACTGAGCCGCATGAAGGAAGCTCTAAAGGTTGCTTTGATGTTCTTCTTTCTGTGTAGTCGTGAAAATTATCGAGAATTTCTTTTTGGTCGCCTTTTTTTAGTATAAATTCAACTTCCAACACGACTAATTTTTCATCTTGAACTCTTGAATGTCTGTATGAAAAATCCATCTCGTCACAGTTAAGATATTTTACTTTCAAATCTGTATCAATCACCTTAACTCTGTGAACAATATCTTTCATTTCAGTTCCATAGGCACCTGCATTCATTGTAATAGCCCCTCCAATGTCTCCAGGTATGCCGCTAACGGCTTCAAAACCAGCATATGAGTTGTTAATAGCTAATTTACTAACAGAGCTCAATAACGCGCCTGATTGTGCTATTAAAAGATCACCATCAATTCTTATTTCATTGAAATTATCGTGTAATTTAATTACAACTTCTCTTAGCCCATCATCGCTAACTAACAAATTCGATCCGTTGCCTATAATTCTGTATGCAAAGTCGTTTTGTTTAATTAATTGGAGAGAATTTATTATTTGTTCTTCATTTTGTGGAAATATCATAACATCACAATTACCTCCAATTTTGAAAGTAGTGTGATTTTTCATCGGTTCATCGTACAAGATTTCCCCGATGTTTTTTCCATCAAAAACTTGTTTATAAATGTTCATAGGCTTGCTCCGCACTGTACAATGTTCCAAAAATTATAATTACATCATCCTTGAAATGTTCAATAGCATAATCCACGGCGTCATTTACATTTGATTTTGCAACAACATTATCACTATAAACTTCAATTTGTTTTTTCAAATCTTCTGCTTTTAATGCTCTTGGAGAATCTGGAGTAAATGTAACAAATGCTTTGGCATTTTCATGAATTAGTTTGATTTCGTCGTTGTAGTCTTTGTCTTTCAATACTCCGTAAACAAATACAATTTTTTTATCGCCAAACACAGATTCTATTGATGATTTTAATGCTTTTACGCCGTCGGCATTGTGCCCACCATCGTAAATCACTGTAGGATTGTGTCTAATTACATCAAATCTTGCAGGAATGTATGCGTTTTTGAACCCATTTATAATATCTTCATCAGACAAATCAAGTTCGTCTCTTAATACGTCAATCGCAGTCAATGCTAACTGAGCGTTAAATAATTGATATCTACCAACTAATCTAGTTTCAATGTGCAAATTTTTCCAATCAAAAGAATTGTGTGTTGCGTTGATTTCGATGTTTTTAGCTTCATCAAAATCACAAATATATAGTTTGTTGTTTCTTTCTTCTGCGACCTCTCTGAAAACGTCCAATACACTTTCTTGTTGATCGTAAACGACACATCTTCCGTTTTGCTTCATGATGCAAGCTTTTTCGTAGGCGATTTCTTCCAATGTATTTCCCAAATATTCTTGATGATCCAATCCAATTTTTGTAATTACTGATAACAATGTTTCATCTGTAGCATTTGTTGCATCCAATCTTCCACCCATTCCAACTTCAAGTACAACATATTCGCATTTTTGTTCTGCAAAATAATAAATCGCACACAAAGTTATAAATTCGAATGTAGACACTTTTATATCATTTTTTTCAATAGTATCCTTGATAATTTCGAAAATCCTCATGAAATCTTCTTCTGAAATTTCCTTGTCGATTTTTATTCTATCGTAGAAATTAATTATGTGAGGCGATGTGAAAAGTCCAGTTTTATATCCATGTTCTTTAAGCGTTTGGTATATAAAAGTTGATGTTGAGCCTTTCCCGTTAGTTCCAGCAACATGGATTATTTTAAAACTTTTTTCGGGATTGCCTAGAATCTTCAAAGTTTTTTGCATTCTATCAAGTCCCAACTTGTAACCATCTCTTCCGATTTTATCTAAATATTCATAAATTAATTCGCTATTCATTTTTATCTCCTAAATCTAAATATATATCTAATTATATCATTACTTACTATAATATAAAAAACTCGAGCGATTAAACTCGAGTTAATTTTTAATTCATCATTTTTAATTTTTCAGCTTGATCGTAGCTTGTCAAATCATCAATCATTTCTTCTATATCTCCATCTAAGAAATTTTGTAATTGGAATATTGTTTTGTTGATTCTGTGGTCAGTAATTCTTCCTTGTGGAAAGTTGTAAGTTCTAATTCTTTCAGAACGATCTCCAGTACCAACTTGAGATTTACGAGCATCTGCTCTATCTTTATTCTTTTCTTCTTCCATCAAATCATACAATCTAGATTTCAAAACTTTCATAGCTTTGTCTTTGTTCTTAATTTGTGATTTTTCGTCTTGGCATGTTACTACAAGACCTGTTGGGATGTGTGTAATTCTGACAGCAGAGTCAGTAGTGTTTACGCATTGTCCACCATTACCACTCGCTCTGAACACGTCTATTCTCAAATCTTTTTGTTCGATTTTTACATCGACATCTTCTGCTTCTGGCAATACCGCAACAGTTGCAGTAGAAGTGTGAATTCTTCCCGAACTTTCAGTTTGA encodes:
- a CDS encoding V-type ATP synthase subunit A translates to MKEGKVLKVSGPLVVAEGMENASVYDVVEVSDDKLIGEIIEMRGDKASIQVYEETTGIGPGDKVVSTGHPLSIELGPGILEQMFDGIQRPLKSLQEKAGDFLLRGVSAPSLNREKKWEFKPVKSVGDEVEPGDIIGEVQETEVIVHKIMVPANVSGKIKSIESGEFTVEQTVCVVEDKSNDIEINMIQRWPVRDGRPYKEKEDPIKPLITGQRVIDTFFPVAKGGTAAIPGPFGSGKTVVQHQLAKWADAEIVVYVGCGERGNEMTDVLNEFPELIDPKTGQSLMKRTVLIANTSNMPVAAREASIYTGITIAEYYRDMGYSVAMMADSTSRWAEALREMSGRLEEMPGDEGYPAYLASRIADFYERAGKVKCLGSDGRDGSLTVIGAVSPPGGDISEPVTQSTLRIVKVFWGLDYALSYMRHFPAINWINSYSLYQDKIDEYLDANVDSKFSDYRKQSMKLLQEESSLLEIVRLVGRDSLSDEDQIKLETSKSLREDFLQQNAFHETDTFCSLDKQAKMLDLILTFHKESLEALQEGAYVSEISKLPVREKITRAKNIPEDELQRFDEIKQEIKSQITDLVNGGER
- a CDS encoding V-type ATP synthase subunit F, with the translated sequence MRKKVAVVGDRDSVLVFKALGVDVFESIESTDARKTVDRLAKEDYGVIFITEQIAEKIKETIDRYNDKVSPAIILIPSNQGSLNIGMNRINTNVEKAVGANIL
- a CDS encoding V-type ATP synthase subunit C; translation: MKKENFIHQSAITRVKEKELLSKNDYERLIDASNLEETVRLLSDSVYQSEFAKLDNYKNYDVALKNELKKTYKYMYDMSSFQYPVDLIALKYDYHNLKVLIKEYLKDEDFSSMLSDITRMEFKTMRDSIKENTESEMEHFDKVIRESIADYEENQDPQMVDIYADREYFVETSEIAKQIDSVLINEYVEDLIDFTNIKTLLRVQNQKKSLEFLKKVIIPNGSIESEKFEAELHSEITEDSPLFKQARIYYYVKEAISEYKKSNSLSVFEKAMDDYLMEKIKEIKKVTYGPEVLFGYLFAKETEIKNLRIIFVGKINSLKPDYIRSKLRLSYA
- a CDS encoding V-type ATP synthase subunit E is translated as MSNLDNIINEILEDAKKESEHILNDANQEKEKIIETKIDQANQEKDTILKKAESEAKGVYDRHLSQVVLKSRDNALFAKQEVIDSVLQKIKDKLKNMSLEDYKKYLTNSLSKMDLNSDDLLVLQSDKYDSLKNENFNVKLSDETVDSGFCIKRGNVLINNNFSSLVDSMKDELEVEIAKTLFKK
- a CDS encoding V-type ATP synthase subunit K is translated as MEKFFLENGGLVLGVLSVVIAVLFSGMGSAKGVGMAGEAAAGVVIEEPEKFGKSLVLQLLPGTQGLYGFVIGILILFKLVGGNISLAQGYVYIAAALPVGVVGYFSAIAQSKVAVSGINILAKNEPQQAKGIIYAVMVELYAILAFAISFLLMNQIQA
- a CDS encoding V-type ATP synthase subunit I, encoding MAIVKMSKFDLYSFDYDREKLLEDLQKFNYVHIDEKKVEDENQGVRNLDNSEQIVSISEKLTKVKWAIDLLEKYSEKHNKIDELKQGKKTFKLDELTKKALDFDFDEHYKELSSLDKQLIELDQNNQTLNQKKSELIPWENLDLDISKIDDFKRVKVVTGTVSDKFIDQLKLNTKDIEDIYIEEISRNSGFVYLLVIAKDYEKAQDILRDNGFVNINIKSHGLVKDEIKNIDEQIIENKKHYKEIEDQIKSKTDLTEQFKIYHDYLENNSLKEEATSKIKRTDKIDIIEGYIPSDKEKDFETLLQNSLNNKYYLEMNPADKNDPNVPIILKNRGFAKAFESITGMYSLPKYNEVDPTPLLAPFYCFFSGMMIGDLGYGLIVFIAIIAALKIFNLDEKKKQFLKFFMFISIASMFWGYIYGSFFGGIIPMTPIIDTSKNAMTLIILCLIFGFIHLFFALGIKAYMLVRDHKPLDAFYDVGLWYLIIISILVLLIGKSLAFPAIALTIAKWIAIASAVGIILTAGRDAKSIGGRLGSGLYSLYGISGWIGDFVSYMRLMALGLSGAYIAVAINMIVKMMAGSSIIGFIFGLIIFVVFQAFNAFLSYLSAYVHSARLIFVEMFNKFYEGGGVPFKKLITESDYFNITNK
- the upp gene encoding uracil phosphoribosyltransferase; amino-acid sequence: MSKVTVFDHPLIKHKLTILRDKNTGSNQFRQLVSEIATLMCYEVTRDFKLEDCEVETPIGKTTGQTLSGKKLGVVPILRAGLGMVEGFLSVLPAAKVGHIGLYRDPKTLKPVEYYCKLPKDVEERDIIVVDPMLATGGSAEAAITFLKEHGCKNIKLVNIIAAPEGIKMVQEKHPDVDIYVAGLDEKLNDHGYIVPGLGDAGDRLFGTK